One window of Fusobacterium polymorphum genomic DNA carries:
- a CDS encoding TRAP transporter small permease, whose product MKKFLQKYDKFEEYLLIGSLVFNVLLIFSQIFMRTIFNYSLSWTEELSRYIFIWQTWLGTSIALKYKQHIRVEILINIFKKAKNKKILEISVNLIWIAFSIFLLYAGTLLCKSMIARNVLSSGMRIPLVFVYSCLPISSLIVLIRLINDSINLIKREK is encoded by the coding sequence ATGAAAAAATTTCTTCAAAAATATGATAAATTTGAGGAATATCTATTAATAGGAAGTTTAGTTTTCAATGTATTATTAATTTTTTCTCAAATTTTTATGAGAACAATTTTTAACTATTCATTATCTTGGACAGAAGAATTATCTAGATATATTTTTATTTGGCAAACTTGGTTAGGTACAAGTATTGCTTTAAAGTATAAACAACATATTAGAGTTGAAATCTTAATAAATATTTTTAAAAAAGCAAAAAATAAAAAAATATTAGAGATATCAGTAAATCTAATTTGGATTGCTTTTAGTATTTTCTTATTGTATGCAGGCACTTTATTATGTAAATCTATGATAGCAAGAAATGTATTATCTTCAGGAATGAGAATACCTTTGGTATTTGTCTATTCTTGTTTACCTATAAGTTCATTGATTGTTTTAATTAGACTAATTAATGATTCAATAAATTTAATTAAGAGAGAAAAGTAG
- a CDS encoding TRAP transporter substrate-binding protein: MKFKKINLLMLCLFILMLFGCGKTKENNETKEIVLKVAHVEPETRSTNRALLIFKQEVEEATNGSIKIEIYPNGALGGDVQLTESVAMGTIDMALPSTSVLTSYTDNFGILDMPYLFKSSEAAFKAMDGKMGEYFNETLKSSGLINLGYTYNGPRSITNSVREIKKPEDLKGIKVRVMESPVFIDFFRTLGANPTPMSFTEVYTALQQGAVEAQENPPSLIFANKFYEVQKYLSVTEHVHNFLAFIMNAEKFNSLSDEQKNILQEKAKKYIEIQRNMELEDNNKYIELLGTEGKLKINILTADEKEEFKKALQPMYDKYKKNFGDDLFNIANEYNK, from the coding sequence ATGAAATTCAAAAAAATTAATTTATTAATGCTATGTTTATTTATTCTTATGTTATTTGGATGTGGAAAAACTAAAGAAAATAATGAAACAAAAGAAATTGTTTTAAAAGTTGCACATGTTGAACCTGAAACAAGGTCTACTAATAGAGCACTTTTAATTTTTAAACAAGAAGTTGAGGAAGCAACAAATGGAAGTATAAAAATAGAAATATATCCAAATGGTGCTCTTGGTGGAGATGTTCAATTAACTGAATCCGTTGCCATGGGAACAATTGATATGGCCTTACCTTCAACATCTGTTTTAACTTCTTATACAGATAATTTTGGTATTTTAGATATGCCTTATCTCTTTAAATCTTCAGAAGCTGCATTTAAAGCAATGGATGGAAAAATGGGTGAATATTTTAATGAAACTTTAAAATCTTCAGGTTTAATTAATTTAGGTTATACATACAATGGTCCTAGAAGTATTACAAATAGTGTAAGAGAAATTAAAAAACCAGAAGATTTAAAAGGCATAAAAGTTAGAGTAATGGAAAGTCCAGTTTTTATTGACTTTTTTAGAACATTAGGTGCTAATCCAACTCCTATGAGTTTTACAGAAGTGTATACTGCTTTACAACAAGGAGCTGTTGAAGCTCAAGAAAATCCACCTTCTTTAATATTTGCAAATAAATTTTATGAAGTTCAAAAATATTTAAGTGTAACAGAACATGTCCATAATTTTCTTGCTTTTATTATGAATGCAGAAAAATTTAATTCCTTAAGTGATGAACAAAAAAACATATTACAAGAAAAAGCAAAAAAATATATAGAAATTCAAAGAAATATGGAGCTTGAAGATAATAATAAATATATAGAATTACTAGGAACTGAAGGTAAATTAAAAATTAATATCCTAACAGCTGACGAAAAAGAAGAATTTAAAAAAGCTCTTCAACCAATGTATGATAAATATAAGAAAAATTTTGGAGATGATTTATTCAATATTGCAAATGAATATAATAAATAG
- a CDS encoding aconitase X swivel domain-containing protein → MKEKFFKCHKISEGCIEGEVIISKDDVMFYLIKPETGEVMEAEHDLEGKSIANKILIFPSGKGSSVVQADGLYQLKMKNNAPKGMILQRPETVLVASAIIMEIPMVDKVDEEFYKLIKNGDRIKLDATNGKIEIL, encoded by the coding sequence ATGAAAGAAAAATTTTTTAAATGTCATAAAATTTCAGAAGGTTGTATTGAGGGAGAAGTTATCATTTCAAAAGATGATGTTATGTTTTATCTTATAAAACCTGAAACTGGAGAGGTTATGGAGGCAGAACATGACCTCGAGGGTAAAAGCATAGCAAATAAGATATTAATTTTCCCAAGTGGGAAAGGAAGCTCTGTTGTACAAGCAGATGGACTTTATCAATTAAAAATGAAAAATAATGCTCCTAAAGGTATGATACTACAAAGACCTGAGACTGTTTTAGTTGCAAGTGCAATTATTATGGAAATTCCAATGGTTGATAAAGTTGATGAGGAATTTTACAAATTAATTAAAAATGGTGATAGAATAAAATTAGATGCAACTAATGGAAAAATAGAAATTTTATAA
- a CDS encoding aconitase X catalytic domain-containing protein yields the protein MKLTQDQKELLNGKYGEGAAIAMKIQIAIGESFEAEKMVPITRAHVALSNQDADLWFAEKLLNAGAKCRVTPTVNPGFCLSYFKEKGLISEEDYKMMKRTEEAYKGLGAQLTYNCTPYIDTNVPNFGEIIAFSESSATPYANAVWGARTNREGANSALCAAITGYVPEYGLLFDENRKGTILVEVKADMKNDYCYHMLGMCGKKIGHGIPVFTGLPKHISKEALRNLGAQLNTSGAYDMYHILGVTPEAPNLETAFGNKEAQRKVIITNDDFENVLKEISFEGNRKIDFAMFGCPHFTLDEVKYIADKIKNKKLKKDMYILTSSYVRDMAIRMGLNNIIENSGGSIIPDTCPDQPCWHHLKGKIGITESPKCAYYPQRRGIYFVIRDLDTCIEAALTGEVK from the coding sequence ATGAAATTAACACAGGATCAAAAAGAATTATTAAATGGAAAATATGGTGAAGGTGCAGCAATAGCAATGAAAATTCAAATAGCTATAGGAGAATCATTTGAAGCAGAAAAAATGGTTCCAATAACAAGAGCACATGTTGCACTAAGTAATCAAGATGCCGATTTATGGTTTGCAGAAAAACTGTTAAATGCTGGAGCAAAATGTAGAGTTACTCCTACAGTTAATCCAGGATTTTGTTTATCATATTTTAAAGAAAAAGGACTTATATCAGAAGAAGATTATAAAATGATGAAAAGAACAGAAGAAGCTTACAAAGGTCTAGGTGCTCAGTTAACATATAATTGTACTCCATATATTGATACTAATGTTCCAAATTTTGGGGAAATTATTGCTTTTTCTGAATCAAGTGCTACTCCTTATGCAAATGCAGTATGGGGTGCAAGAACAAATAGAGAAGGAGCTAATAGTGCTTTGTGTGCTGCAATAACAGGTTATGTTCCTGAATATGGATTACTATTTGATGAAAATAGAAAAGGAACTATCTTAGTTGAAGTAAAGGCAGATATGAAAAATGATTATTGTTATCATATGTTAGGAATGTGTGGGAAGAAAATAGGTCATGGTATTCCTGTATTTACTGGATTACCTAAACACATTTCTAAAGAAGCTTTAAGAAATTTAGGAGCACAATTAAATACATCAGGGGCATATGATATGTATCATATTTTAGGTGTTACTCCAGAAGCTCCAAACTTAGAAACTGCTTTTGGTAATAAAGAAGCTCAAAGAAAAGTTATTATAACAAATGATGATTTTGAAAATGTTTTAAAAGAAATCTCTTTTGAAGGAAATAGAAAAATAGATTTTGCAATGTTTGGGTGCCCTCATTTTACACTTGATGAAGTAAAATATATAGCTGACAAAATTAAGAATAAAAAATTAAAAAAAGATATGTATATTTTAACATCTAGTTATGTTAGAGATATGGCTATAAGAATGGGACTTAATAATATTATAGAAAATTCAGGTGGTTCAATAATTCCAGATACTTGTCCAGATCAACCTTGCTGGCACCATTTAAAAGGAAAAATAGGTATTACAGAATCACCAAAATGTGCATATTATCCTCAAAGAAGAGGAATATATTTTGTAATTAGAGATTTAGATACATGTATAGAAGCTGCATTAACTGGAGAGGTGAAATAA